The following proteins come from a genomic window of Bradyrhizobium paxllaeri:
- a CDS encoding PAS domain-containing protein: MEFESAQPSVVKSIKQRDLLNTWLRLYARNQSIPRMSEYQPARIEDELPDLVFYTVDAQVQPPRLTIQSDGTRMSTAYGNTGKGRYLDEYLGARLAPIVMPVYYKCIARRLPAYTIADMNDIYGRVVAYERLLLPFADKDNVTHIIASLKTISEDGGFEIKNLIRGNDKLPVPTLRTIIDRDLFHRAPGRIPSGDVLEFD; the protein is encoded by the coding sequence TTGGAATTTGAGAGCGCCCAACCGTCTGTCGTCAAATCGATCAAACAGCGCGACCTGCTCAACACCTGGCTGCGACTATACGCCCGCAACCAGTCGATCCCGCGGATGTCTGAATACCAGCCCGCGCGCATCGAGGACGAACTTCCGGACTTGGTATTCTATACCGTAGATGCCCAGGTACAGCCGCCGCGCCTGACCATCCAGAGCGACGGCACGCGGATGTCGACGGCCTATGGAAATACCGGCAAGGGGCGCTATCTCGACGAGTATCTCGGCGCAAGGCTCGCTCCGATCGTGATGCCGGTTTATTATAAATGCATCGCCCGCCGCCTTCCGGCCTACACCATCGCTGACATGAACGATATCTACGGGCGTGTCGTCGCCTATGAGCGGCTGCTGCTGCCATTCGCCGACAAGGATAACGTCACCCATATCATTGCTTCGCTGAAGACCATCAGCGAAGACGGTGGCTTCGAGATCAAGAACCTCATTCGCGGAAATGACAAGCTGCCGGTGCCGACGCTGCGCACCATCATCGACCGCGATCTCTTTCATCGCGCGCCCGGCCGTATTCCGTCCGGCGACGTGCTCGAATTCGATTAG
- a CDS encoding ABC transporter ATP-binding protein produces the protein MADEFILETHGLTKEFAGFFAVRDVALKVRRGSIHALIGPNGAGKTTCFNLLTKFLKPSAGQILYKGQDITAMAPADVARLGLVRSFQISAVFPHLTALENVRVALQRQHGSSFDFWRSKSVLDRFNGRAIELLNDVGLSEFANTPAVEMPYGRKRALEIATTLALDPEMMLLDEPMAGMGHEDIDKIAALIKRISARHTILMVEHNLSVVANLSDIITVLTRGQVLAQGNYAELSRDERVKEAYLGAGHA, from the coding sequence TTGGCTGATGAGTTTATTCTCGAAACCCACGGATTGACCAAGGAATTCGCGGGTTTCTTCGCCGTTCGCGATGTGGCCCTCAAGGTGCGCCGCGGCAGCATTCATGCGCTGATCGGGCCGAATGGCGCCGGCAAGACGACGTGCTTCAACCTGCTGACCAAGTTCTTGAAGCCGTCGGCAGGCCAGATCCTGTACAAGGGACAGGACATCACCGCGATGGCGCCCGCCGACGTGGCTCGCCTCGGGCTGGTGCGGTCGTTCCAGATTTCAGCCGTGTTCCCGCATCTGACGGCGCTGGAGAATGTCCGCGTCGCGCTCCAGCGCCAGCATGGATCTTCGTTCGATTTCTGGCGGTCCAAGAGCGTGCTGGATCGCTTCAACGGCCGGGCGATCGAGCTCCTGAACGACGTCGGCTTGAGCGAGTTCGCCAATACGCCGGCGGTCGAGATGCCCTATGGACGCAAGCGTGCGCTCGAGATCGCGACGACGCTGGCGCTCGATCCGGAAATGATGCTGCTCGACGAGCCGATGGCCGGCATGGGCCACGAAGACATCGACAAGATCGCCGCGCTGATCAAGCGCATCTCGGCAAGGCACACCATCCTGATGGTCGAACACAATCTCTCCGTGGTGGCGAATTTGTCCGACATCATCACGGTGCTGACGCGCGGACAGGTGCTGGCGCAAGGCAATTACGCCGAGCTCTCAAGGGACGAGCGGGTCAAGGAAGCCTATCTGGGAGCCGGTCATGCCTGA
- a CDS encoding ABC transporter ATP-binding protein — protein sequence MAEAAAKPAGAEVLSVSDLQAWYGESHILHGINFNVKAGEVVTLLGRNGAGKTTTLKSVMGIIGKRTGSIRFNGQDITRASSDRIARQGIAFCPEERGIFASLDVRENLLLPPVVRSGGLSLDQIFELFPNLKERLNSQGTKLSGGEQQMLAIARILRTGARFLMLDEPTEGLAPVIIQQIGHTIARLKSEGFTILLVEQNFRFASTVADRYYIVEHGKVIDGFANSELSANMDKLHTYLGV from the coding sequence ATGGCCGAAGCCGCCGCCAAGCCGGCAGGCGCCGAGGTGCTTTCCGTCTCCGACCTGCAGGCCTGGTACGGCGAATCTCACATCCTTCACGGCATCAACTTCAATGTGAAGGCCGGCGAAGTGGTCACGCTGCTCGGCCGCAACGGCGCCGGCAAGACCACGACGCTGAAGTCGGTAATGGGAATTATCGGCAAGCGTACCGGTTCGATCCGTTTCAACGGTCAGGACATCACGCGCGCCTCGTCCGACAGGATCGCGCGACAGGGCATCGCATTCTGTCCCGAGGAGCGGGGCATTTTCGCAAGCCTTGACGTGCGCGAAAACCTGCTGCTGCCGCCCGTCGTGCGCAGCGGGGGACTGTCGCTCGACCAGATCTTCGAATTGTTTCCGAACCTGAAGGAGCGCCTCAACAGCCAGGGCACCAAGCTTTCGGGTGGCGAGCAGCAGATGCTGGCGATCGCCCGAATCCTGCGCACCGGCGCGCGCTTCCTGATGCTGGACGAGCCGACCGAAGGTCTCGCGCCCGTCATCATCCAGCAGATCGGCCACACCATCGCGCGGCTGAAATCGGAAGGCTTCACCATCCTGCTGGTCGAGCAGAATTTCCGCTTCGCCTCCACGGTGGCCGACCGCTACTACATTGTCGAACATGGCAAGGTCATCGACGGTTTTGCCAATTCGGAGCTGTCGGCCAATATGGACAAGCTCCACACCTATCTCGGCGTTTAA
- a CDS encoding disulfide bond formation protein B, which translates to MTQTRAITLNALSLYAVALVLAAAFAAQFILNELPCPLCLLQRILFAALAVGPILNIRFGPRPSHYAMSLLAAVAGAVASTRQVLLHILPGDAGYGSALLGYHYYTWALIGFIAAIILIAVVMLFDRQFEDDGAALPPTGGPFAQIAVWLVIALTAANVVTTLLECGFGPCADNPVIYELLK; encoded by the coding sequence ATGACCCAGACGCGCGCCATCACGCTGAATGCACTCAGCCTCTATGCCGTGGCGCTGGTGCTGGCGGCGGCCTTCGCGGCGCAGTTCATCCTGAATGAGCTGCCCTGCCCGCTCTGCCTGCTGCAGCGAATCCTGTTCGCGGCGCTCGCCGTCGGCCCGATCCTCAATATCCGTTTCGGCCCCCGCCCCAGCCACTATGCGATGTCGCTGCTGGCGGCGGTCGCGGGTGCCGTTGCATCGACCCGGCAAGTGCTGCTCCACATCCTGCCCGGCGACGCCGGCTATGGCTCGGCATTGCTGGGCTACCACTATTACACCTGGGCGCTGATCGGCTTCATTGCCGCGATCATCCTGATCGCCGTCGTCATGCTGTTCGACCGTCAGTTCGAAGACGATGGCGCCGCGCTGCCGCCCACCGGCGGTCCGTTCGCCCAGATCGCGGTGTGGCTCGTGATCGCGCTGACGGCCGCGAACGTGGTAACGACGCTGCTCGAATGCGGCTTCGGCCCCTGCGCCGACAACCCCGTCATTTACGAACTGCTCAAGTAG
- a CDS encoding ABC transporter substrate-binding protein, with amino-acid sequence MKHRISALFLGTALALAAGSGAMAQDKTVKIGVLTDNSGLYSDLGGAGSTLAAQMAMEDSGLAAKGWKIDVVSADHQNKPDIATTIARQWIDVEKVDIFMDVLNSGVALAVNNLVKEKNAIMINTGAATSDLTNAQCSPNTIHWVYDTYMLANSTGQALVKAGGDTWYFLTADYAFGHALERDTTAVVVKSGGKVIGGVKHPLNSSDFSSFLLQAQASKAKIIGMANAGGDTTNTIKQAAEFGIVAGGQKLAGLLLFITDVHSLGLKVAQGLNFTETFYWDLNDGTRAFSKRFSERMKNKAMPSMVQAGVYSGLIHYFKTLDAMGGNPHDGTKVVAKMKELPTDDALFGKGTIRADGRKIHPAYLFEVKKPAESKGPWDYYKLIGTTPGEQAFRPLSESACPLVKK; translated from the coding sequence ATGAAACATCGGATTTCAGCTCTCTTCCTCGGCACCGCGCTTGCGCTTGCCGCGGGCAGTGGCGCCATGGCGCAGGACAAGACCGTCAAGATCGGCGTGCTTACCGACAATTCCGGACTTTACTCCGACCTCGGCGGCGCGGGCTCGACGCTCGCCGCCCAGATGGCGATGGAAGATTCCGGCCTCGCGGCCAAGGGTTGGAAGATCGACGTCGTCTCCGCCGACCACCAGAACAAGCCCGACATCGCCACCACCATCGCGCGGCAATGGATCGACGTCGAGAAGGTCGACATCTTCATGGATGTGCTGAACTCCGGCGTTGCGCTGGCGGTCAACAATCTGGTGAAGGAAAAGAACGCCATCATGATCAATACCGGCGCGGCGACGTCGGATCTGACCAATGCCCAGTGCTCGCCGAACACGATCCACTGGGTCTACGACACCTACATGCTCGCCAACTCCACCGGCCAGGCGCTGGTGAAGGCCGGCGGCGACACCTGGTACTTCCTGACCGCGGATTATGCGTTCGGTCACGCGCTGGAGCGCGATACCACGGCGGTCGTCGTGAAGTCGGGCGGCAAGGTCATCGGCGGCGTCAAGCATCCGCTGAATTCGTCGGACTTCTCGTCCTTCCTGCTGCAGGCGCAGGCGTCCAAGGCCAAGATCATCGGCATGGCCAATGCCGGCGGCGATACCACGAACACGATCAAGCAGGCAGCGGAATTCGGCATCGTTGCCGGTGGCCAGAAGCTTGCCGGTCTGCTGCTGTTCATCACCGACGTGCATTCGCTTGGTCTCAAGGTGGCGCAGGGCCTGAACTTCACGGAAACCTTCTACTGGGATCTGAACGACGGCACCCGCGCGTTTTCGAAGCGCTTCTCGGAGCGCATGAAGAACAAGGCGATGCCTTCAATGGTGCAGGCCGGCGTCTATTCGGGCCTGATCCACTATTTCAAGACGCTCGATGCGATGGGCGGCAATCCGCATGACGGCACGAAGGTCGTTGCCAAGATGAAGGAATTGCCGACGGATGACGCGCTGTTCGGCAAGGGCACGATCCGCGCTGACGGCCGCAAGATTCACCCGGCCTATCTGTTCGAGGTCAAGAAGCCTGCGGAATCCAAGGGGCCGTGGGACTATTACAAGCTGATCGGCACCACCCCGGGCGAACAGGCCTTCCGGCCGCTTTCGGAAAGCGCCTGTCCGCTGGTGAAGAAGTAA
- a CDS encoding glutathione S-transferase family protein has translation MPDLSLFPITKRWPAKHPDRLQLYSLPTPNGVKVSIMLEEIGLPYEVHLVDFGKDDQKTPEFLSLNPNGKIPAILDPNGPGGKPLPLFESGAILQYLADKTGKLLPDDPARRYQAIQWLHFQMGGIGPMFGQVGFFHKFAGKEYEDKRPLERYVTESKRLLDVVETRLAGRQWIMDDEYTIADISMLGWVRNLIGFYGARDLVAFDTLKQVPAWLERGLARPAVQRGLEIPKRPT, from the coding sequence ATGCCCGATCTCTCCCTTTTCCCAATCACCAAACGCTGGCCCGCCAAACACCCCGATCGTCTTCAGCTCTACTCGTTGCCGACACCGAATGGCGTCAAGGTCTCGATCATGCTCGAGGAGATCGGCTTGCCCTATGAGGTGCATCTGGTCGATTTCGGCAAGGACGACCAGAAGACGCCGGAATTTTTGTCGCTGAATCCAAACGGCAAGATCCCGGCGATCCTCGATCCCAACGGGCCTGGCGGCAAGCCGTTGCCGTTATTCGAGTCCGGGGCGATCCTGCAATATCTTGCTGACAAGACCGGCAAGCTGCTGCCTGATGATCCGGCGCGGCGATACCAGGCCATTCAGTGGTTGCACTTCCAGATGGGCGGCATCGGGCCGATGTTCGGGCAGGTCGGCTTCTTCCACAAATTCGCCGGCAAGGAATATGAGGACAAGCGGCCGCTCGAACGCTACGTGACCGAATCGAAACGCCTGCTCGATGTGGTGGAGACGCGACTTGCCGGTCGGCAATGGATCATGGACGACGAATACACCATCGCCGATATTTCCATGCTGGGCTGGGTGCGCAACCTGATCGGATTCTACGGGGCGCGCGATCTCGTCGCGTTCGATACGCTGAAGCAGGTGCCGGCATGGCTGGAGCGCGGGCTCGCCCGTCCGGCGGTGCAGCGCGGGCTCGAGATACCGAAACGGCCTACTTGA
- a CDS encoding DUF5993 family protein — translation MEFTILFLAAAIVMLVAWCGQRPLALGLFAAVLVACVATYLHHATDTLKLSF, via the coding sequence ATGGAATTCACCATATTGTTTCTGGCCGCGGCCATCGTGATGCTGGTCGCCTGGTGCGGTCAGCGCCCGCTGGCGCTGGGCCTGTTCGCAGCTGTCCTTGTAGCGTGCGTTGCCACCTATCTCCACCACGCGACCGACACGCTGAAACTGTCGTTCTGA
- a CDS encoding ArsC family reductase — translation MPITIYGIKNCDTMKKARAWLDDQGVAYDFHDYKLAGIAKDKLKQWSDDIGWETLLNRAGTTFKKLPESDKEGLNERKALALMLAQPSMIKRPVLDLGGKLLVGFKPDIYAKEVAAKSRGRKA, via the coding sequence ATGCCCATCACCATCTACGGCATCAAGAACTGCGACACCATGAAGAAGGCGCGCGCCTGGCTCGACGATCAGGGCGTGGCTTACGACTTTCACGACTACAAGCTTGCCGGCATCGCCAAGGACAAGCTCAAGCAATGGTCCGACGACATCGGCTGGGAAACGCTGCTCAACCGCGCCGGCACGACGTTCAAGAAGCTGCCGGAGAGCGACAAGGAAGGCCTGAACGAGCGCAAGGCGCTGGCGCTGATGCTGGCGCAGCCTTCGATGATCAAGCGTCCGGTGCTTGATCTCGGCGGCAAATTGCTGGTCGGGTTCAAGCCGGATATCTACGCCAAGGAAGTGGCGGCGAAGTCGCGCGGACGGAAGGCCTAA